From Mycobacterium lacus, one genomic window encodes:
- a CDS encoding GNAT family N-acetyltransferase, producing the protein MSGYGLPRPISEADEAATFDSGERSLDDYLRKRALATHVAGASRCFVTCRDRRVVGFYAVAWASVERGAGAGGVRRNMPDPVPVILLTRLAVDRKERGKGLGKHLLRDAIARCVGVAEQVGVRAMLVHALHDEARSFYLHFEFEPSPTDPLHLMLSMKDARALIGA; encoded by the coding sequence GTGAGCGGTTACGGCCTGCCGCGGCCGATCAGCGAGGCTGACGAGGCCGCCACGTTCGACAGCGGTGAACGCAGCTTGGATGACTATCTGCGCAAGCGGGCGTTGGCCACTCACGTTGCGGGGGCGTCGCGCTGTTTCGTGACGTGCCGGGATCGCCGGGTGGTCGGTTTCTATGCGGTGGCGTGGGCATCGGTGGAGCGTGGTGCCGGTGCGGGGGGCGTGCGCCGCAACATGCCTGACCCGGTGCCGGTAATTTTGTTGACGCGGTTGGCGGTTGACCGCAAAGAGCGGGGCAAGGGTTTGGGCAAGCATCTGCTACGTGATGCGATCGCGCGCTGTGTCGGGGTGGCCGAGCAGGTTGGGGTGCGGGCGATGCTTGTGCACGCATTGCACGACGAGGCCCGCTCGTTCTACCTGCATTTCGAGTTCGAGCCTTCCCCGACTGATCCGCTGCACTTGATGCTCTCGATGAAAGACGCTCGCGCGCTGATCGGTGCTTGA
- a CDS encoding acyl-CoA dehydrogenase family protein translates to MTIAESPEVSDEDFQQILDQTRHFVRTAVVPREQEILAEDRVPDDLREHAKKMGLFGYAIPQQWGGLGLNLVHDVELAMELGYTSLALRSMFGTNNGIAGQVLVGFGTDEQKARWLEPMAAGDVVASFALTEPGAGSNPAGLRTKAVRDKDDWVISGQKRFITNAPVADLFVVFARTRPADDQGAGIAVFLVPANTPGVRVGVKDAKMGQEGAWTSDVSFTDVRVGGGALIGGTEDIGYRAALTSLARGRIHIAAIAVGTATRALDESVAYAATATQGGAPIGSFQLVQAMIADQQTGVLAGCALVREAARLWVTGEDRRIAPSAAKLFCTEMAGKVADLAVQIHGGTGYMRGVPVERIYRDVRLLRLYEGTSEIQRLIIGSNLVKAAQR, encoded by the coding sequence ATGACCATTGCCGAAAGCCCGGAGGTCTCCGACGAGGATTTCCAGCAGATCCTGGATCAGACCCGTCACTTCGTCCGCACCGCGGTGGTCCCACGCGAGCAGGAGATTCTGGCCGAGGACCGGGTCCCCGACGATCTGCGTGAGCACGCCAAGAAGATGGGCCTGTTCGGGTACGCGATTCCACAGCAGTGGGGCGGGCTTGGGCTGAACCTTGTGCACGATGTCGAGCTGGCGATGGAGTTGGGCTACACCTCATTGGCCCTGCGGTCGATGTTCGGCACCAACAACGGCATCGCCGGGCAGGTTCTGGTTGGCTTCGGCACCGACGAACAAAAGGCGCGCTGGCTGGAGCCGATGGCAGCCGGCGACGTCGTCGCCTCGTTCGCGCTGACCGAGCCCGGCGCCGGCTCAAACCCGGCCGGACTGCGAACCAAAGCCGTTCGCGACAAAGACGATTGGGTGATCTCCGGACAGAAGCGTTTCATCACCAATGCGCCCGTCGCCGATTTGTTCGTGGTATTCGCCCGCACTCGTCCCGCCGACGACCAGGGTGCCGGCATCGCCGTCTTCCTCGTTCCCGCGAACACCCCGGGAGTGCGGGTCGGCGTCAAGGACGCGAAGATGGGTCAGGAGGGTGCGTGGACATCCGACGTCAGCTTTACCGACGTCCGCGTGGGCGGCGGCGCACTGATCGGCGGCACGGAAGACATCGGCTATCGGGCCGCGTTGACCTCGTTGGCGCGCGGCCGGATCCACATCGCCGCGATCGCCGTGGGCACCGCCACCCGCGCACTCGACGAGTCCGTGGCGTATGCCGCCACCGCGACGCAGGGCGGTGCGCCGATTGGAAGCTTCCAGTTGGTGCAGGCGATGATCGCCGACCAGCAGACCGGGGTGCTGGCCGGCTGCGCCCTCGTCCGCGAGGCAGCACGGCTGTGGGTCACGGGCGAGGATCGCCGGATCGCGCCATCGGCGGCAAAGCTCTTCTGCACCGAAATGGCAGGCAAGGTAGCAGATCTCGCGGTGCAGATTCACGGCGGCACCGGCTACATGCGTGGCGTCCCGGTCGAACGCATCTACCGCGATGTCCGGCTGCTGCGACTGTATGAGGGCACCAGCGAGATTCAGCGCCTGATCATCGGGTCCAACCTCGTCAAGGCCGCGCAACGCTGA
- the fabG gene encoding 3-oxoacyl-ACP reductase FabG — MIEVSLLSGRTAVITGGAQGLGLAIAERFVAEGARVVLGDVNLEATEGAAQQLGDDKALAVRCDVTRADDVDTLIRTAVERFGGLDIMVNNAGITRDATMRKMTEEQFDEVIAVHLKGTWNGTRLAAAVMRENKAENKRGAIVNMSSVSGKVGMVGQTNYSAAKAGIVGMTKAAAKELAYLGIRVNAIAPGLIRSAMTEAMPQRVWDQKVAEVPMGRAGEPSEVASVALFLASDLSSYMTGTVLDVTGGRHI; from the coding sequence GTGATCGAGGTGTCGTTGTTGAGCGGTCGAACTGCGGTGATCACGGGCGGCGCCCAAGGGCTGGGGCTGGCCATCGCGGAGCGATTCGTCGCCGAGGGCGCGCGGGTGGTGCTCGGCGACGTCAATCTCGAGGCGACCGAGGGCGCGGCACAGCAGTTGGGCGACGACAAAGCGTTGGCGGTGCGCTGCGATGTGACTCGAGCGGACGACGTCGACACCCTCATCCGGACCGCTGTTGAGCGTTTCGGTGGCCTGGACATCATGGTGAACAACGCCGGGATCACCCGCGACGCGACGATGCGCAAGATGACCGAAGAACAGTTCGACGAGGTCATCGCCGTGCATCTGAAGGGGACGTGGAACGGCACCCGGCTGGCCGCGGCGGTCATGCGGGAAAACAAGGCCGAAAACAAGCGGGGTGCCATCGTGAACATGTCGTCGGTGTCGGGCAAGGTCGGCATGGTCGGCCAGACGAACTACTCGGCGGCCAAGGCCGGAATTGTCGGGATGACCAAGGCGGCCGCCAAAGAGCTTGCGTACCTTGGCATCCGGGTGAATGCGATCGCTCCCGGCTTGATTCGCTCCGCCATGACAGAAGCAATGCCGCAACGCGTTTGGGACCAAAAGGTGGCCGAGGTTCCCATGGGCCGGGCCGGTGAACCCAGCGAGGTCGCGAGCGTCGCGCTATTCCTCGCCTCCGACCTGTCCTCGTACATGACCGGCACCGTCCTGGACGTCACCGGCGGCCGGCACATATGA